A window of Flavobacterium flavigenum contains these coding sequences:
- a CDS encoding glutamate synthase subunit beta: MGKVTGFKEFERQDESYIEVKERVTNYNEFTIPLSEAEITTQGSRCMDCGIPFCHSGCPLGNLIPDFNHMVYQEEWQKASWILHSTNNFPEFTGRLCPAPCEKACVLGLIEEPISIENIEKNIVERAFREGWIKPQPPKVRTGKTVAVVGSGPAGLAAAQQLNRAGHTVTVFERDNAIGGLLRYGIPNFKLEKGIIDRRIAILEAEGIIFKVNTNVGVNYSVEDLKAFDSIVLCGGATERRGLPTPGADADGVVQAMDFLTQQTKVVFGEKIENQVLATGKDVIVIGGGDTGSDCVGTSNRQGAKSVTNFEIMPKPPVGRSASTPWPYWPLQLKTSTSHKEGCERDWLINTKEFIKDESGKLIALKTVKVEWKMVPGQRPELLEVEGSEQVWSCDLALLALGFTGPEKTLSEQLGLEVDFRSNYKANNYQTNVPNIFTAGDMRRGQSLIVWAISEGREAARQVDIYLMGKSDLPTKEGGDLPGVQ, encoded by the coding sequence ATGGGAAAAGTAACAGGTTTTAAAGAATTCGAAAGACAAGACGAATCATATATAGAAGTTAAAGAACGTGTAACGAATTATAATGAATTTACGATTCCTTTGAGTGAAGCTGAAATTACTACTCAGGGTTCTCGTTGCATGGATTGTGGTATACCTTTTTGTCACAGTGGTTGCCCTCTTGGGAATTTGATTCCCGATTTTAATCACATGGTATATCAGGAAGAATGGCAAAAAGCCTCATGGATTTTGCATTCAACCAATAACTTTCCTGAATTTACAGGACGTTTATGTCCGGCACCATGCGAAAAAGCATGTGTGTTAGGGCTTATTGAAGAGCCAATTTCTATCGAAAATATAGAGAAAAATATTGTGGAGCGTGCTTTCAGAGAAGGATGGATTAAGCCACAGCCGCCAAAAGTAAGAACTGGTAAAACAGTTGCGGTGGTAGGATCAGGTCCTGCTGGTTTAGCAGCAGCTCAGCAATTAAACAGAGCAGGTCATACTGTTACTGTTTTCGAAAGAGACAATGCAATTGGAGGTTTATTACGTTACGGAATTCCAAATTTCAAATTAGAAAAAGGAATTATTGACAGACGTATCGCTATTTTAGAAGCAGAAGGAATTATCTTTAAAGTAAACACAAATGTTGGTGTAAACTATTCAGTTGAAGATTTAAAAGCATTCGATTCAATCGTACTTTGTGGAGGTGCTACAGAGAGAAGAGGTTTGCCAACTCCTGGAGCTGATGCTGACGGTGTGGTTCAGGCAATGGATTTCTTAACGCAGCAGACTAAAGTAGTTTTTGGGGAAAAAATCGAAAATCAGGTATTGGCTACCGGAAAAGATGTAATCGTAATTGGTGGTGGTGATACAGGTTCTGACTGTGTTGGAACATCAAACCGTCAGGGGGCAAAATCGGTAACGAATTTTGAGATTATGCCAAAGCCGCCAGTTGGTAGAAGTGCTTCTACTCCTTGGCCTTACTGGCCATTGCAGTTAAAAACATCTACCTCCCATAAAGAAGGTTGTGAAAGAGACTGGTTAATCAATACGAAAGAATTTATCAAAGACGAAAGTGGTAAATTAATCGCTTTGAAAACAGTAAAAGTAGAGTGGAAAATGGTTCCGGGTCAGCGTCCTGAATTACTTGAAGTAGAAGGTTCTGAACAAGTTTGGTCTTGCGACTTAGCTTTACTGGCACTTGGATTTACAGGACCTGAAAAAACATTAAGTGAGCAATTAGGACTTGAAGTTGATTTCAGAAGCAATTATAAAGCAAATAATTATCAGACAAATGTACCTAATATATTCACAGCAGGGGATATGAGAAGAGGACAGTCATTGATTGTCTGGGCTATCTCTGAAGGAAGGGAAGCTGCTCGCCAGGTGGATATTTACTTAATGGGCAAATCTGATTTGCCTACTAAAGAAGGTGGGGATTTACCGGGAGTACAATAA
- the lysA gene encoding diaminopimelate decarboxylase yields the protein MQAKDLLQLADQFGSPLYVYDAEKIQSQYNRLTKAFSKVEKLRVNYAMKALSNIAILQLLKNMGSGLDTVSIQEVLLGLHAGYDPDKIFFTPNGVSLEEIEEVASMGVQINIDNLSILEQFGTKYPQIPVCIRINPHVMAGGNANISVGHIDSKFGISVHQLPHLLRIVENTKMNIVGIHMHTGSDILDIEVFLYAAEILFDTAKNFKNLEFLDFGSGFKVPYKKDDIETDIEELGKKLSKRFNAFCTEYGKDLTLIFEPGKFLVSEAGFFLAKVNVVKQTTSTVFAGIDSGFNHLIRPMFYGSSHHIENISNPKGKERFYSVVGYICETDTFANNRRIPEITEGDILAFRNAGAYCFSMSSNYNSRYKPAEVLWMNGQGILIRQHETFEDLLKNQIPLAVEATV from the coding sequence ATGCAAGCAAAAGATTTACTGCAGTTAGCAGACCAATTTGGAAGTCCATTGTATGTTTACGATGCTGAAAAAATCCAATCTCAGTACAACAGGTTAACTAAAGCTTTCTCTAAGGTGGAGAAATTAAGAGTTAATTATGCCATGAAGGCATTGTCTAACATTGCGATTCTTCAGTTATTAAAGAACATGGGGTCTGGTTTAGATACTGTATCGATTCAGGAAGTTTTATTAGGACTTCATGCTGGCTATGACCCTGACAAAATTTTCTTTACCCCAAACGGCGTTTCTCTTGAAGAAATCGAAGAAGTGGCCTCAATGGGAGTACAAATCAATATTGATAATTTATCAATTTTAGAGCAATTCGGAACAAAATATCCTCAAATTCCAGTTTGTATTCGTATCAATCCACACGTAATGGCGGGTGGAAATGCTAATATTTCTGTTGGGCATATCGATAGTAAATTCGGAATCTCTGTGCACCAGTTGCCGCATTTATTGCGAATTGTAGAGAACACCAAAATGAATATCGTAGGGATTCACATGCACACGGGATCTGATATTTTAGATATCGAAGTATTCCTGTATGCTGCTGAAATCTTGTTCGACACTGCTAAAAATTTCAAAAACCTGGAGTTTTTAGATTTCGGAAGCGGATTCAAAGTGCCATACAAAAAAGACGATATCGAAACGGACATCGAAGAATTAGGTAAAAAATTATCAAAAAGATTCAACGCTTTCTGTACAGAATACGGTAAAGATTTAACTTTGATTTTCGAACCGGGTAAATTCCTGGTGAGCGAAGCTGGTTTCTTTTTAGCAAAAGTAAATGTAGTAAAACAAACTACTTCAACAGTTTTTGCCGGAATCGACAGTGGTTTCAACCATTTAATCCGTCCAATGTTCTACGGATCTTCACACCATATCGAAAACATTTCGAACCCGAAAGGAAAAGAGCGTTTTTACTCCGTGGTAGGATACATTTGCGAAACCGATACTTTTGCCAACAACCGCAGAATTCCTGAAATTACAGAAGGTGATATTTTAGCATTCAGAAATGCAGGAGCATATTGTTTCTCTATGTCTTCGAACTACAATTCAAGATACAAACCGGCTGAGGTACTTTGGATGAACGGTCAGGGAATCCTAATCCGTCAACACGAAACATTCGAAGATTTGCTTAAAAATCAAATTCCGTTGGCAGTAGAAGCAACAGTTTAA
- a CDS encoding phosphatase PAP2 family protein encodes MKIYSMIFFALFSMPSFSQIDSLTIKNQKDTLKYKIKKENRFKVAGNVIADSFLSVPGDFSAMGHTISSDWKRTALYTAGIIGLIAVDKQTTGFLHDHIEPNIDYTLPDIDPKNRIPYVTGHDPYIIYPIVGLYAGSLIFNNKKGQVVATNAAKSLAYSYVITQLVLKTVTSRNRPHRRLNDNNPVEEPFTRNQWDFGNYNNIHLKSGPNGGTSFPSFHSTAYFAVAKVFQMEYNNYWIPYTFVTAVFLADIKSHEHWVSDLLVGGLVGTIIGRSIVISSRNQIAKRESGAFNQNPKKFTMHKQLVPQISNSMVGFHFIGSF; translated from the coding sequence ATGAAGATCTACAGTATGATTTTTTTTGCTCTATTTTCAATGCCTAGTTTTTCTCAGATTGACAGCTTAACGATAAAAAATCAGAAAGACACACTTAAATATAAAATAAAAAAAGAGAATCGGTTTAAGGTTGCTGGTAATGTAATTGCAGACAGCTTTCTTAGTGTTCCCGGTGATTTTTCAGCAATGGGGCATACAATATCAAGTGATTGGAAAAGAACAGCTCTTTATACCGCAGGAATAATTGGTTTAATAGCTGTTGATAAACAAACAACAGGTTTTTTGCATGATCATATAGAGCCTAATATTGATTATACTTTGCCTGATATTGACCCTAAAAATCGAATTCCTTACGTAACAGGTCACGATCCTTATATTATTTATCCAATCGTTGGATTGTATGCAGGATCGTTAATTTTTAATAATAAAAAAGGGCAAGTTGTTGCAACTAATGCTGCCAAATCTTTAGCATATTCGTATGTTATCACTCAGCTAGTTCTAAAAACCGTGACATCACGAAATAGACCACATAGAAGATTAAATGATAATAATCCGGTTGAAGAGCCATTTACAAGAAATCAATGGGATTTTGGAAATTATAATAATATTCATCTTAAATCCGGGCCTAATGGAGGCACTTCGTTTCCTTCTTTTCATTCTACGGCTTACTTTGCTGTTGCTAAAGTTTTTCAAATGGAATACAACAATTATTGGATCCCCTATACATTTGTAACAGCAGTATTTCTTGCGGACATAAAAAGTCATGAGCATTGGGTTTCCGACTTATTAGTAGGCGGATTAGTAGGTACAATAATAGGACGATCTATAGTAATTAGCAGTCGTAATCAAATAGCTAAAAGAGAATCCGGCGCTTTTAATCAAAATCCTAAAAAATTCACCATGCACAAGCAATTAGTTCCTCAAATTTCTAATTCTATGGTTGGGTTTCATTTTATTGGAAGTTTTTAA
- a CDS encoding alpha/beta hydrolase codes for MNKFFILILLAFNSISFSQKGKSQPADAAKPFILGVIDEIQSEELNEKRVLNIYLPEGYKQDDATKYPVIYLLDGSADEDFIHIAGLVQFNSFEWINQVPKSIVVGIATVDRRRDFTFPTTIETDKKRFPTSGHSDKFIAFIEKELQPFIEKKYKTNDSKTIIGQSLGGLLETEILLKKPSLFNKYVIVSPSLWWNDGSLLNLDAEMLKESFKQQTEVYIAVGKEGLTPTETPRVMEVDANILAEKIKASKSKNVKVFFDYLPQENHGTILHPAVSNSFKFFFPVDKK; via the coding sequence ATGAATAAATTTTTCATCCTTATACTATTAGCATTTAATTCAATAAGTTTCAGCCAAAAAGGTAAGTCACAACCTGCTGATGCTGCCAAACCCTTTATTTTAGGTGTTATTGATGAAATCCAGTCAGAAGAATTAAACGAAAAAAGAGTTTTAAATATTTACCTCCCGGAAGGATATAAGCAGGACGACGCAACAAAATATCCTGTCATCTATTTGCTCGACGGCTCTGCCGATGAAGATTTTATTCATATTGCAGGTCTGGTACAGTTTAATAGTTTTGAGTGGATTAATCAGGTTCCAAAGTCCATTGTAGTAGGTATTGCTACTGTTGACAGAAGAAGGGATTTTACATTTCCAACAACTATTGAAACAGATAAAAAACGTTTTCCGACTTCAGGCCATTCAGATAAATTTATTGCTTTTATTGAAAAAGAATTACAGCCATTTATTGAAAAAAAATATAAAACCAACGATTCTAAAACAATTATTGGCCAGTCTTTAGGCGGACTTTTAGAAACAGAAATTTTATTGAAAAAGCCATCACTTTTTAATAAATATGTGATCGTAAGTCCAAGTTTATGGTGGAATGATGGTTCTTTACTCAATTTAGATGCTGAAATGCTGAAGGAGAGTTTTAAACAACAAACAGAAGTTTATATCGCCGTTGGAAAAGAAGGTCTTACGCCAACTGAAACTCCGAGAGTTATGGAAGTTGACGCGAATATATTAGCCGAAAAAATAAAAGCATCAAAAAGTAAAAATGTCAAAGTGTTTTTTGATTATCTGCCTCAGGAAAACCATGGAACCATTTTACATCCTGCGGTTTCAAATTCTTTTAAATTCTTTTTTCCTGTTGATAAAAAATAA